Proteins from a single region of Ziziphus jujuba cultivar Dongzao chromosome 1, ASM3175591v1:
- the LOC125420640 gene encoding probable LRR receptor-like serine/threonine-protein kinase At1g07650 isoform X3 gives MKNLKYLSLYVNNVSGPIPTYLGNMTSLVYLSLENNKFSGTVPTELAKLFNLENLILKANYLTGKFPEALTKLTTLTELRISSNNFAGRIPNFLDSWKNLNKLEIQASGLKGPIPSTISELSDLTELRISDLDGHSSEFPSLKNMTKMKLLMLRSCNLVGPIPGYISKMTELKTLDLSFNRLNGNLSYFQDSSKLENIYFTSNQLSGDVPKWIPKRDAKYKTDLSYNNFNESSVPSTCPDYLNLFKSFPSHENSLLAECQKGSPCLKEVHSLHINCGGGVATVGGITYEEDQEEGGPTKFVFDGEKNTGFSSTGHFWDADTTSKSYAPNNVSILGMKDPELYTNARLSPLSLTYYGRCLANGKYTVKLHFAEIIIRDNRSFHSLGRRIFNVYIQEKLELRDFDIRKEANGCDKAIIKEFKAVEVKNNIIEIRFHWSGKGTTAAPKKGTYGPLISAISVVSESHNHRMMISIGIGATTSVVCLIVIILGTLWRKNYLKESTSREKELRGLDLQTGRFTFRQIKAATNNFDPSNKIGEGGFGSVYKGILLDGSIIAVKQLSSKSKQGNREFVTEVGIISGLQHPNLVRLYGCCISRNQLLLVYEYMENNSLAGALYGPEERQLKLDWPTRQKICVGIARGLVFLHEDSTLRVVHRDIKTTNILLDGDLNPKISDFGLAKLDEEENTHISTRIAGTLGYMAPEYALWGHLTYKADVYSFGVVALEIVAGKNNNMKHLENSPYVSLVDWALVLQQEGNLVELLDPKLGSEFYKEEVLRVIKVALLCVNSSAALRPMMSEVVNMLEGRSSVRETVVDPTAYGEQVRLAGLRDQYMNQNVHQVSSAEYESQTLVRSSDSTWMASPSSKDLYPYQVPSLT, from the exons ATGAAGAACTTGAAATATCT GTCCTTGTATGTGAACAATGTATCAGGACCAATCCCCACCTACTTGGGAAACATGACCTCTCTCGTATATCT GAGCTTAGAGAACAACAAGTTTTCTGGAACTGTTCCTACAGAGCTTGCCAAATTGTTCAACTTGGAGAATCT CATTCTTAAGGCCAACTATCTTACAGGGAAGTTTCCTGAGGCTCTCACTAAGCTAACCACGTTGACAGAACT TAGAATTAGCAGCAACAACTTCGCTGGAAGAATACCCAACTTTCTTGACAGTTGGAAAAATCTCAACAAATT AGAAATTCAAGCTAGTGGTCTCAAAGGGCCAATTCCTTCTACTATATCTGAGTTGAGTGATTTAACTGAACT AAGGATTAGTGACTTAGATGGACATAGCTCAGAATTTCCATCCTTAAAAAATATGACGAAGATGAAACTCTT AATGTTGAGAAGCTGCAATCTCGTTGGCCCAATCCCTGGATACATATCTAAAATGACAGAACTCAAAACTCT agATCTTAGCTTCAACAGATTGAACGGAAATCTTTCATATTTTCAAGACTCATCAAAGCTGGAGAATAT ATATTTCACAAGCAACCAACTTAGTGGGGATGTTCCAAAATGGATCCCAAAAAGAGACGCCAAGTA CAAAACAGATCTTTCCTATAATAACTTCAATGAGAGCTCTGTGCCATCTACTTGTCCTGATTACTT GAATTTATTCAAAAGCTTTCCTTCACATGAGAACTC ATTACTTGCGGAGTGCCAGAAAGGTTCTCCATGTCTAAAAG AGGTGCACTCTTTACATATAAACTGTGGGGGAGGAGTAGCCACCGTAGGAGGCATCACTTACGAAGAGGACCAGGAAGAAGGAGGGCCAACAAAGTTTGTATTCGACGGAGAAAAGAACACGGGATTTAGTAGTACTGGACATTTCTGGGATGCTGATACCACGTCAAAATCCTACGCACCAAACAATGTGTCTATACTAGGAATGAAGGATCCAGAATTGTACACAAACGCACgcctctctcctctttctctcacaTACTATGGACGTTGCTTAGCAAATGGAAAGTACACTGTCAAGCTTCACTTTGCCGAGATAATAATCAGAGACAACAGGTCGTTTCACAGCCTCGGAAGACGAATATTCAATGTTTATATTCag GAGAAATTGGAGTTGAGGGATTTTGACATTAGAAAAGAAGCAAATGGGTGTGATAAGGCAATCATTAAGGAATTCAAAGCAGTTGAGGTGAAGAATAACATTATAGAGATCAGATTTCATTGGTCAGGAAAAGGAACAACAGCTGCCCCAAAGAAAGGAACCTATGGTCCTCTTATATCAGCGATCTCTGTAGTTTCTG AATCCCATAATCACCGAATGATGATATCAATCGGCATTGGAGCCACCACGTCAGTTGTATGcctcattgttattattttaggcACTCTTTGGCggaaaaactatttaaaagaaAGCACTTCAAGGGAAAAag AACTTAGAGGGCTTGATCTGCAAACAGGTCGTTTTACATTCAGACAAATCAAAGCTGCTACCAACAACTTTGATCCCAGTAACAAGATTGGAGAAGGTGGTTTTGGATCTGTATACAAG GGTATATTGTTGGATGGCAGCATTATTGCGGTTAAGCAACTTTCTTCAAAATCAAAGCAAGGAAACCGTGAATTCGTGACTGAAGTAGGCATAATTTCCGGTTTGCAACATCCAAATCTTGTTAGATTATATGGTTGCTGTATTTCAAGAAACCAATTACTGCTGGTATACGAATACATGGAAAACAATAGTCTTGCAGGAGCTTTGTATG GTCCAGAGGAAAGGCAGCTAAAATTGGATTGGCCTACAAGGCAAAAGATATGTGTAGGAATAGCAAGAGGTTTGGTTTTCTTGCATGAGGATTCAACATTGAGAGTTGTTCATAGAGATATCAAAACTACAAACATACTACTCGACGGAGACCTTAATCCTAAGATTTCTGATTTTGGTTTGGCCAAGCTTGATGAAGAGGAAAACACCCACATCAGCACCAGAATTGCTGGAACATT AGGATATATGGCACCAGAATATGCATTATGGGGTCACTTAACTTATAAAGCAGATGTTTACAGCTTTGGTGTTGTAGCATTGGAAATTGTTGCAGGAAAGAATAACAACATGAAGCATCTTGAAAATAGCCCCTATGTTTCCCTTGTGGATTGG GCCCTTGTTTTGCAACAAGAAGGGAATTTGGTGGAGTTGTTGGATCCAAAATTGGGGTCAGAGTTTTACAAGGAAGAGGTACTTAGAGTGATAAAAGTAGCCCTGTTATGTGTAAATTCATCAGCAGCGCTAAGGCCAATGATGTCTGAAGTAGTGAACATGCTGGAGGGTCGAAGCTCTGTTCGTGAAACAGTGGTGGATCCAACTGCTTACGGTGAACAAGTAAGATTAGCAGGCTTGAGAGACCAGTACATGAATCAGAATGTACACCAGGTCAGCTCAGCTGAATATGAGAGTCAGACCCTGGTTCGTTCATCAGACTCAACATGGATGGCTTCCCCATCTTCCAAGGATCTCTATCCATATCAAGTACCTTCATTAACTTGA
- the LOC125420640 gene encoding probable leucine-rich repeat receptor-like serine/threonine-protein kinase At3g14840 isoform X4 — protein MTTIPNVPDTIISLVIVMLLIFLAEIKVDAQARFKLPDDEVKALREIAVQVGKKDWNFNIEPCSNNTNWLTPRSQDRPLYNNSLICNCSYPGDVCHVVHLFLKGQDLSGKLPPSLAKLPYLETADFALNYLSGSIPPEWTSMKNLKYLSLYVNNVSGPIPTYLGNMTSLVYLSLENNKFSGTVPTELAKLFNLENLILKANYLTGKFPEALTKLTTLTELRISSNNFAGRIPNFLDSWKNLNKLEIQASGLKGPIPSTISELSDLTELRISDLDGHSSEFPSLKNMTKMKLLMLRSCNLVGPIPGYISKMTELKTLDLSFNRLNGNLSYFQDSSKLENIYFTSNQLSGDVPKWIPKRDAKYKTDLSYNNFNESSVPSTCPDYLNLFKSFPSHENSLLAECQKGSPCLKEVHSLHINCGGGVATVGGITYEEDQEEGGPTKFVFDGEKNTGFSSTGHFWDADTTSKSYAPNNVSILGMKDPELYTNARLSPLSLTYYGRCLANGKYTVKLHFAEIIIRDNRSFHSLGRRIFNVYIQEKLELRDFDIRKEANGCDKAIIKEFKAVEVKNNIIEIRFHWSGKGTTAAPKKGTYGPLISAISVVSESHNHRMMISIGIGATTSVVCLIVIILGTLWRKNYLKESTSREKELRGLDLQTGRFTFRQIKAATNNFDPSNKIGEGGFGSVYKGILLDGSIIAVKQLSSKSKQGNREFVTEVGIISGLQHPNLVRLYGCCISRNQLLLVYEYMENNSLAGALYGPEERQLKLDWPTRQKICVGIARGLVFLHEDSTLRVVHRDIKTTNILLDGDLNPKISDFGLAKLDEEENTHISTRIAGTLPLFCNKKGIWWSCWIQNWGQSFTRKRYLE, from the exons ATTGTACAACAATTCTCTTATTTGCAATTGTTCCTATCCTGGTGATGTATGCCACGTTGTTCATCT ATTTCTTAAAGGGCAGGACCTTTCTGGTAAACTTCCACCATCTCTAGCAAAGCTACCTTACCTTGAAACAGC TGATTTTGCGCTGAACTATCTAAGTGGTAGCATACCTCCAGAATGGACTTCTATGAAGAACTTGAAATATCT GTCCTTGTATGTGAACAATGTATCAGGACCAATCCCCACCTACTTGGGAAACATGACCTCTCTCGTATATCT GAGCTTAGAGAACAACAAGTTTTCTGGAACTGTTCCTACAGAGCTTGCCAAATTGTTCAACTTGGAGAATCT CATTCTTAAGGCCAACTATCTTACAGGGAAGTTTCCTGAGGCTCTCACTAAGCTAACCACGTTGACAGAACT TAGAATTAGCAGCAACAACTTCGCTGGAAGAATACCCAACTTTCTTGACAGTTGGAAAAATCTCAACAAATT AGAAATTCAAGCTAGTGGTCTCAAAGGGCCAATTCCTTCTACTATATCTGAGTTGAGTGATTTAACTGAACT AAGGATTAGTGACTTAGATGGACATAGCTCAGAATTTCCATCCTTAAAAAATATGACGAAGATGAAACTCTT AATGTTGAGAAGCTGCAATCTCGTTGGCCCAATCCCTGGATACATATCTAAAATGACAGAACTCAAAACTCT agATCTTAGCTTCAACAGATTGAACGGAAATCTTTCATATTTTCAAGACTCATCAAAGCTGGAGAATAT ATATTTCACAAGCAACCAACTTAGTGGGGATGTTCCAAAATGGATCCCAAAAAGAGACGCCAAGTA CAAAACAGATCTTTCCTATAATAACTTCAATGAGAGCTCTGTGCCATCTACTTGTCCTGATTACTT GAATTTATTCAAAAGCTTTCCTTCACATGAGAACTC ATTACTTGCGGAGTGCCAGAAAGGTTCTCCATGTCTAAAAG AGGTGCACTCTTTACATATAAACTGTGGGGGAGGAGTAGCCACCGTAGGAGGCATCACTTACGAAGAGGACCAGGAAGAAGGAGGGCCAACAAAGTTTGTATTCGACGGAGAAAAGAACACGGGATTTAGTAGTACTGGACATTTCTGGGATGCTGATACCACGTCAAAATCCTACGCACCAAACAATGTGTCTATACTAGGAATGAAGGATCCAGAATTGTACACAAACGCACgcctctctcctctttctctcacaTACTATGGACGTTGCTTAGCAAATGGAAAGTACACTGTCAAGCTTCACTTTGCCGAGATAATAATCAGAGACAACAGGTCGTTTCACAGCCTCGGAAGACGAATATTCAATGTTTATATTCag GAGAAATTGGAGTTGAGGGATTTTGACATTAGAAAAGAAGCAAATGGGTGTGATAAGGCAATCATTAAGGAATTCAAAGCAGTTGAGGTGAAGAATAACATTATAGAGATCAGATTTCATTGGTCAGGAAAAGGAACAACAGCTGCCCCAAAGAAAGGAACCTATGGTCCTCTTATATCAGCGATCTCTGTAGTTTCTG AATCCCATAATCACCGAATGATGATATCAATCGGCATTGGAGCCACCACGTCAGTTGTATGcctcattgttattattttaggcACTCTTTGGCggaaaaactatttaaaagaaAGCACTTCAAGGGAAAAag AACTTAGAGGGCTTGATCTGCAAACAGGTCGTTTTACATTCAGACAAATCAAAGCTGCTACCAACAACTTTGATCCCAGTAACAAGATTGGAGAAGGTGGTTTTGGATCTGTATACAAG GGTATATTGTTGGATGGCAGCATTATTGCGGTTAAGCAACTTTCTTCAAAATCAAAGCAAGGAAACCGTGAATTCGTGACTGAAGTAGGCATAATTTCCGGTTTGCAACATCCAAATCTTGTTAGATTATATGGTTGCTGTATTTCAAGAAACCAATTACTGCTGGTATACGAATACATGGAAAACAATAGTCTTGCAGGAGCTTTGTATG GTCCAGAGGAAAGGCAGCTAAAATTGGATTGGCCTACAAGGCAAAAGATATGTGTAGGAATAGCAAGAGGTTTGGTTTTCTTGCATGAGGATTCAACATTGAGAGTTGTTCATAGAGATATCAAAACTACAAACATACTACTCGACGGAGACCTTAATCCTAAGATTTCTGATTTTGGTTTGGCCAAGCTTGATGAAGAGGAAAACACCCACATCAGCACCAGAATTGCTGGAACATT GCCCTTGTTTTGCAACAAGAAGGGAATTTGGTGGAGTTGTTGGATCCAAAATTGGGGTCAGAGTTTTACAAGGAAGAGGTACTTAGAGTGA
- the LOC125420640 gene encoding probable LRR receptor-like serine/threonine-protein kinase At1g07650 isoform X1 has protein sequence MTTIPNVPDTIISLVIVMLLIFLAEIKVDAQARFKLPDDEVKALREIAVQVGKKDWNFNIEPCSNNTNWLTPRSQDRPLYNNSLICNCSYPGDVCHVVHLFLKGQDLSGKLPPSLAKLPYLETADFALNYLSGSIPPEWTSMKNLKYLSLYVNNVSGPIPTYLGNMTSLVYLSLENNKFSGTVPTELAKLFNLENLILKANYLTGKFPEALTKLTTLTELRISSNNFAGRIPNFLDSWKNLNKLEIQASGLKGPIPSTISELSDLTELRISDLDGHSSEFPSLKNMTKMKLLMLRSCNLVGPIPGYISKMTELKTLDLSFNRLNGNLSYFQDSSKLENIYFTSNQLSGDVPKWIPKRDAKYKTDLSYNNFNESSVPSTCPDYLNLFKSFPSHENSLLAECQKGSPCLKEVHSLHINCGGGVATVGGITYEEDQEEGGPTKFVFDGEKNTGFSSTGHFWDADTTSKSYAPNNVSILGMKDPELYTNARLSPLSLTYYGRCLANGKYTVKLHFAEIIIRDNRSFHSLGRRIFNVYIQEKLELRDFDIRKEANGCDKAIIKEFKAVEVKNNIIEIRFHWSGKGTTAAPKKGTYGPLISAISVVSESHNHRMMISIGIGATTSVVCLIVIILGTLWRKNYLKESTSREKELRGLDLQTGRFTFRQIKAATNNFDPSNKIGEGGFGSVYKGILLDGSIIAVKQLSSKSKQGNREFVTEVGIISGLQHPNLVRLYGCCISRNQLLLVYEYMENNSLAGALYGPEERQLKLDWPTRQKICVGIARGLVFLHEDSTLRVVHRDIKTTNILLDGDLNPKISDFGLAKLDEEENTHISTRIAGTLGYMAPEYALWGHLTYKADVYSFGVVALEIVAGKNNNMKHLENSPYVSLVDWALVLQQEGNLVELLDPKLGSEFYKEEVLRVIKVALLCVNSSAALRPMMSEVVNMLEGRSSVRETVVDPTAYGEQVRLAGLRDQYMNQNVHQVSSAEYESQTLVRSSDSTWMASPSSKDLYPYQVPSLT, from the exons ATTGTACAACAATTCTCTTATTTGCAATTGTTCCTATCCTGGTGATGTATGCCACGTTGTTCATCT ATTTCTTAAAGGGCAGGACCTTTCTGGTAAACTTCCACCATCTCTAGCAAAGCTACCTTACCTTGAAACAGC TGATTTTGCGCTGAACTATCTAAGTGGTAGCATACCTCCAGAATGGACTTCTATGAAGAACTTGAAATATCT GTCCTTGTATGTGAACAATGTATCAGGACCAATCCCCACCTACTTGGGAAACATGACCTCTCTCGTATATCT GAGCTTAGAGAACAACAAGTTTTCTGGAACTGTTCCTACAGAGCTTGCCAAATTGTTCAACTTGGAGAATCT CATTCTTAAGGCCAACTATCTTACAGGGAAGTTTCCTGAGGCTCTCACTAAGCTAACCACGTTGACAGAACT TAGAATTAGCAGCAACAACTTCGCTGGAAGAATACCCAACTTTCTTGACAGTTGGAAAAATCTCAACAAATT AGAAATTCAAGCTAGTGGTCTCAAAGGGCCAATTCCTTCTACTATATCTGAGTTGAGTGATTTAACTGAACT AAGGATTAGTGACTTAGATGGACATAGCTCAGAATTTCCATCCTTAAAAAATATGACGAAGATGAAACTCTT AATGTTGAGAAGCTGCAATCTCGTTGGCCCAATCCCTGGATACATATCTAAAATGACAGAACTCAAAACTCT agATCTTAGCTTCAACAGATTGAACGGAAATCTTTCATATTTTCAAGACTCATCAAAGCTGGAGAATAT ATATTTCACAAGCAACCAACTTAGTGGGGATGTTCCAAAATGGATCCCAAAAAGAGACGCCAAGTA CAAAACAGATCTTTCCTATAATAACTTCAATGAGAGCTCTGTGCCATCTACTTGTCCTGATTACTT GAATTTATTCAAAAGCTTTCCTTCACATGAGAACTC ATTACTTGCGGAGTGCCAGAAAGGTTCTCCATGTCTAAAAG AGGTGCACTCTTTACATATAAACTGTGGGGGAGGAGTAGCCACCGTAGGAGGCATCACTTACGAAGAGGACCAGGAAGAAGGAGGGCCAACAAAGTTTGTATTCGACGGAGAAAAGAACACGGGATTTAGTAGTACTGGACATTTCTGGGATGCTGATACCACGTCAAAATCCTACGCACCAAACAATGTGTCTATACTAGGAATGAAGGATCCAGAATTGTACACAAACGCACgcctctctcctctttctctcacaTACTATGGACGTTGCTTAGCAAATGGAAAGTACACTGTCAAGCTTCACTTTGCCGAGATAATAATCAGAGACAACAGGTCGTTTCACAGCCTCGGAAGACGAATATTCAATGTTTATATTCag GAGAAATTGGAGTTGAGGGATTTTGACATTAGAAAAGAAGCAAATGGGTGTGATAAGGCAATCATTAAGGAATTCAAAGCAGTTGAGGTGAAGAATAACATTATAGAGATCAGATTTCATTGGTCAGGAAAAGGAACAACAGCTGCCCCAAAGAAAGGAACCTATGGTCCTCTTATATCAGCGATCTCTGTAGTTTCTG AATCCCATAATCACCGAATGATGATATCAATCGGCATTGGAGCCACCACGTCAGTTGTATGcctcattgttattattttaggcACTCTTTGGCggaaaaactatttaaaagaaAGCACTTCAAGGGAAAAag AACTTAGAGGGCTTGATCTGCAAACAGGTCGTTTTACATTCAGACAAATCAAAGCTGCTACCAACAACTTTGATCCCAGTAACAAGATTGGAGAAGGTGGTTTTGGATCTGTATACAAG GGTATATTGTTGGATGGCAGCATTATTGCGGTTAAGCAACTTTCTTCAAAATCAAAGCAAGGAAACCGTGAATTCGTGACTGAAGTAGGCATAATTTCCGGTTTGCAACATCCAAATCTTGTTAGATTATATGGTTGCTGTATTTCAAGAAACCAATTACTGCTGGTATACGAATACATGGAAAACAATAGTCTTGCAGGAGCTTTGTATG GTCCAGAGGAAAGGCAGCTAAAATTGGATTGGCCTACAAGGCAAAAGATATGTGTAGGAATAGCAAGAGGTTTGGTTTTCTTGCATGAGGATTCAACATTGAGAGTTGTTCATAGAGATATCAAAACTACAAACATACTACTCGACGGAGACCTTAATCCTAAGATTTCTGATTTTGGTTTGGCCAAGCTTGATGAAGAGGAAAACACCCACATCAGCACCAGAATTGCTGGAACATT AGGATATATGGCACCAGAATATGCATTATGGGGTCACTTAACTTATAAAGCAGATGTTTACAGCTTTGGTGTTGTAGCATTGGAAATTGTTGCAGGAAAGAATAACAACATGAAGCATCTTGAAAATAGCCCCTATGTTTCCCTTGTGGATTGG GCCCTTGTTTTGCAACAAGAAGGGAATTTGGTGGAGTTGTTGGATCCAAAATTGGGGTCAGAGTTTTACAAGGAAGAGGTACTTAGAGTGATAAAAGTAGCCCTGTTATGTGTAAATTCATCAGCAGCGCTAAGGCCAATGATGTCTGAAGTAGTGAACATGCTGGAGGGTCGAAGCTCTGTTCGTGAAACAGTGGTGGATCCAACTGCTTACGGTGAACAAGTAAGATTAGCAGGCTTGAGAGACCAGTACATGAATCAGAATGTACACCAGGTCAGCTCAGCTGAATATGAGAGTCAGACCCTGGTTCGTTCATCAGACTCAACATGGATGGCTTCCCCATCTTCCAAGGATCTCTATCCATATCAAGTACCTTCATTAACTTGA
- the LOC125420640 gene encoding probable LRR receptor-like serine/threonine-protein kinase At1g07650 isoform X2, which yields MTTIPNVPDTIISLVIVMLLIFLAEIKVDAQARFKLPDDEVKALREIAVQVGKKDWNFNIEPCSNNTNWLTPRSQDRPLYNNSLICNCSYPGDVCHVVHLFLKGQDLSGKLPPSLAKLPYLETADFALNYLSGSIPPEWTSMKNLKYLSLYVNNVSGPIPTYLGNMTSLVYLSLENNKFSGTVPTELAKLFNLENLILKANYLTGKFPEALTKLTTLTELRISSNNFAGRIPNFLDSWKNLNKLEIQASGLKGPIPSTISELSDLTELRISDLDGHSSEFPSLKNMTKMKLLMLRSCNLVGPIPGYISKMTELKTLYFTSNQLSGDVPKWIPKRDAKYKTDLSYNNFNESSVPSTCPDYLNLFKSFPSHENSLLAECQKGSPCLKEVHSLHINCGGGVATVGGITYEEDQEEGGPTKFVFDGEKNTGFSSTGHFWDADTTSKSYAPNNVSILGMKDPELYTNARLSPLSLTYYGRCLANGKYTVKLHFAEIIIRDNRSFHSLGRRIFNVYIQEKLELRDFDIRKEANGCDKAIIKEFKAVEVKNNIIEIRFHWSGKGTTAAPKKGTYGPLISAISVVSESHNHRMMISIGIGATTSVVCLIVIILGTLWRKNYLKESTSREKELRGLDLQTGRFTFRQIKAATNNFDPSNKIGEGGFGSVYKGILLDGSIIAVKQLSSKSKQGNREFVTEVGIISGLQHPNLVRLYGCCISRNQLLLVYEYMENNSLAGALYGPEERQLKLDWPTRQKICVGIARGLVFLHEDSTLRVVHRDIKTTNILLDGDLNPKISDFGLAKLDEEENTHISTRIAGTLGYMAPEYALWGHLTYKADVYSFGVVALEIVAGKNNNMKHLENSPYVSLVDWALVLQQEGNLVELLDPKLGSEFYKEEVLRVIKVALLCVNSSAALRPMMSEVVNMLEGRSSVRETVVDPTAYGEQVRLAGLRDQYMNQNVHQVSSAEYESQTLVRSSDSTWMASPSSKDLYPYQVPSLT from the exons ATTGTACAACAATTCTCTTATTTGCAATTGTTCCTATCCTGGTGATGTATGCCACGTTGTTCATCT ATTTCTTAAAGGGCAGGACCTTTCTGGTAAACTTCCACCATCTCTAGCAAAGCTACCTTACCTTGAAACAGC TGATTTTGCGCTGAACTATCTAAGTGGTAGCATACCTCCAGAATGGACTTCTATGAAGAACTTGAAATATCT GTCCTTGTATGTGAACAATGTATCAGGACCAATCCCCACCTACTTGGGAAACATGACCTCTCTCGTATATCT GAGCTTAGAGAACAACAAGTTTTCTGGAACTGTTCCTACAGAGCTTGCCAAATTGTTCAACTTGGAGAATCT CATTCTTAAGGCCAACTATCTTACAGGGAAGTTTCCTGAGGCTCTCACTAAGCTAACCACGTTGACAGAACT TAGAATTAGCAGCAACAACTTCGCTGGAAGAATACCCAACTTTCTTGACAGTTGGAAAAATCTCAACAAATT AGAAATTCAAGCTAGTGGTCTCAAAGGGCCAATTCCTTCTACTATATCTGAGTTGAGTGATTTAACTGAACT AAGGATTAGTGACTTAGATGGACATAGCTCAGAATTTCCATCCTTAAAAAATATGACGAAGATGAAACTCTT AATGTTGAGAAGCTGCAATCTCGTTGGCCCAATCCCTGGATACATATCTAAAATGACAGAACTCAAAACTCT ATATTTCACAAGCAACCAACTTAGTGGGGATGTTCCAAAATGGATCCCAAAAAGAGACGCCAAGTA CAAAACAGATCTTTCCTATAATAACTTCAATGAGAGCTCTGTGCCATCTACTTGTCCTGATTACTT GAATTTATTCAAAAGCTTTCCTTCACATGAGAACTC ATTACTTGCGGAGTGCCAGAAAGGTTCTCCATGTCTAAAAG AGGTGCACTCTTTACATATAAACTGTGGGGGAGGAGTAGCCACCGTAGGAGGCATCACTTACGAAGAGGACCAGGAAGAAGGAGGGCCAACAAAGTTTGTATTCGACGGAGAAAAGAACACGGGATTTAGTAGTACTGGACATTTCTGGGATGCTGATACCACGTCAAAATCCTACGCACCAAACAATGTGTCTATACTAGGAATGAAGGATCCAGAATTGTACACAAACGCACgcctctctcctctttctctcacaTACTATGGACGTTGCTTAGCAAATGGAAAGTACACTGTCAAGCTTCACTTTGCCGAGATAATAATCAGAGACAACAGGTCGTTTCACAGCCTCGGAAGACGAATATTCAATGTTTATATTCag GAGAAATTGGAGTTGAGGGATTTTGACATTAGAAAAGAAGCAAATGGGTGTGATAAGGCAATCATTAAGGAATTCAAAGCAGTTGAGGTGAAGAATAACATTATAGAGATCAGATTTCATTGGTCAGGAAAAGGAACAACAGCTGCCCCAAAGAAAGGAACCTATGGTCCTCTTATATCAGCGATCTCTGTAGTTTCTG AATCCCATAATCACCGAATGATGATATCAATCGGCATTGGAGCCACCACGTCAGTTGTATGcctcattgttattattttaggcACTCTTTGGCggaaaaactatttaaaagaaAGCACTTCAAGGGAAAAag AACTTAGAGGGCTTGATCTGCAAACAGGTCGTTTTACATTCAGACAAATCAAAGCTGCTACCAACAACTTTGATCCCAGTAACAAGATTGGAGAAGGTGGTTTTGGATCTGTATACAAG GGTATATTGTTGGATGGCAGCATTATTGCGGTTAAGCAACTTTCTTCAAAATCAAAGCAAGGAAACCGTGAATTCGTGACTGAAGTAGGCATAATTTCCGGTTTGCAACATCCAAATCTTGTTAGATTATATGGTTGCTGTATTTCAAGAAACCAATTACTGCTGGTATACGAATACATGGAAAACAATAGTCTTGCAGGAGCTTTGTATG GTCCAGAGGAAAGGCAGCTAAAATTGGATTGGCCTACAAGGCAAAAGATATGTGTAGGAATAGCAAGAGGTTTGGTTTTCTTGCATGAGGATTCAACATTGAGAGTTGTTCATAGAGATATCAAAACTACAAACATACTACTCGACGGAGACCTTAATCCTAAGATTTCTGATTTTGGTTTGGCCAAGCTTGATGAAGAGGAAAACACCCACATCAGCACCAGAATTGCTGGAACATT AGGATATATGGCACCAGAATATGCATTATGGGGTCACTTAACTTATAAAGCAGATGTTTACAGCTTTGGTGTTGTAGCATTGGAAATTGTTGCAGGAAAGAATAACAACATGAAGCATCTTGAAAATAGCCCCTATGTTTCCCTTGTGGATTGG GCCCTTGTTTTGCAACAAGAAGGGAATTTGGTGGAGTTGTTGGATCCAAAATTGGGGTCAGAGTTTTACAAGGAAGAGGTACTTAGAGTGATAAAAGTAGCCCTGTTATGTGTAAATTCATCAGCAGCGCTAAGGCCAATGATGTCTGAAGTAGTGAACATGCTGGAGGGTCGAAGCTCTGTTCGTGAAACAGTGGTGGATCCAACTGCTTACGGTGAACAAGTAAGATTAGCAGGCTTGAGAGACCAGTACATGAATCAGAATGTACACCAGGTCAGCTCAGCTGAATATGAGAGTCAGACCCTGGTTCGTTCATCAGACTCAACATGGATGGCTTCCCCATCTTCCAAGGATCTCTATCCATATCAAGTACCTTCATTAACTTGA